The genomic window GACGGCGTGAGCAGGCCGTTGGAGACCGTGAAGTCCGTCGGCAGGATCGTGAAGGTGCGGATCGACTCCGCGCGCGAGACCGCCTCGTTGGCGCGTGCGACGGCCCGCTCGAGGGCCTCGCGGACGCGCCGGTCCCCGGCCGCCTGGACCGGATTGAGGTTCTCGATCCCGTGGGACGACAGCCACAGGGGCAGCATCTCCGCGTCCAGGGTGACGAGCGCGCCGATGCACGGACGGTTGTCGCCGACGACGAGCACCTGGCTCACGAGCGGGTGACCGCGCAGGCGGTCCTCGAGGACGGCCGGGGCGACGTTCTTGCCGCCAGCCGTCACGATGAGCTCCTTCTTGCGACCGGTGATCCGCAGGAAGCCCTCGCCGTCGAAGTTGCCGATGTCGCCGGTGCGCAGCCAGGGCCCGGCCTCCGGGTCGCGGACCGCCGAGACGCCCTCGGCCTCGTCGCCGCCATCGGAGTCCGTGAAGGTCTCGGCGGTCGCCTCCTCGTTGCCGTGGTAGCCGCGGAAGACGCCGATGCCGCGCACGAGCACCTCGCCGTCGTCGGCCAGGCGCACCGAGGTGCCCGGCAGCGGCAGGCCGACCGAACCGACGAGCGTGGCCCCGGGCGTGTTGACGGTGCAGGGCGCCGCGGTCTCGGTGAGGCCGTAGCCCTCGAGGACCGTGATGCCGGCGCCGCGGTAGAAGTGGCCGAGGCGCTCGCCCAGCGGACCGCCGCCGGAGATGACCTGGCGGACCTTGCCGCCCAGGATCCGGCGCAGGGTCGCGAAGACGAGGCGGTCGAAGGCAGCGTGCTGGGCGCGCAGCGCGCGCGAGGGGCCCAGGGGCGTGTCGAGGGCGCGCGAGTAGGCGATCGCCGTCTTGGCCGCCATGCGGAAGACCTTCTGCTTAGCGCCCGCCGAGCGGGCGTCGGCGGCGTTGTAGATCTTCTCGAAGACGCGCGGGACGGCCAGCACGAAGGTCGGCTGGAAGGTCTCGAGGTCCCCCATGAGGTTCTTGACGTCCGGCGCGTGACCCATGACGCCGGCGGGGGAGCAGACGATCGCGACCTGCACGAAGCGCGCCAGGACGTGCGCGAGCGGGAGGAACAGGAGGGTGCGCACGTCGTCGCCGTGGAGGACCTCGGGCAGGTAGGCGGAGGTGTTGACGGCGAGGTGGACGAGGTTGGCGTGGGTGATCTCCGCGCCCTTGGGGCGGCCCGTCGTGCCGGAGGTGTAGACGATCGTCGCGAGGTCGGTGGCGGTGACGGTGCTGGTGCGCCGGTCCAGCTCGCCCGGCGCGACATCACGGCCGTCGGCGATGAGTCCGGTGAGGGCGTCGGAGGCGAGGCACTCGACGGCAAGGTCGGCCAGCTCGGGGACCGTGTCGCGCAGCGCCGTCATCATGAGCTCGAGCTGCTCGTTCTCGACGACGACGAGTCGGACGTCCGCGTCGGTGAGGATCCACCTCGCCTGCTCGGGGGAGGAGGTCTCGTAGACGGGAACGACGACGAGGCCGGCCTCCCAGGCGGCGAAGTCGAGCAGGGTCCACTCGTAGGAGGTGTGGGACATGATGCCGATGCGGTCGCCCGGCTCGAGGCCGCGGGCGACGAGGCCGGCGGCGACCTCGCGCACCTCGTCGCGGAACGCTGCGGCGCTTACCTCCCGCCAGCGGCGGCCGAGGGAGGCCTTCCGGGCGATGAGGGGCTTGTCGGGCGCGCGCCGGACGCGGTCGGCCAGGGCCCACGAGGTCGTCATCGTGCGCTCGAGGGGGACGAGGAGGCGCGTGGTGAACTCGCGGGCCACCGTCGTGTCGGGCCGGTAGGCGCCGCCCGCCGGCGCCCCGGTCGCGTCGTCGTCGCGCGCGGGCAGGTCGTGGTCATCCGGGGTGCTGGGCTGGGTGCTCATGGGGCGATTGTGCGTGACGCGCTGCGCACCCGCACCGTGCGACGCGTCCTGAAGCCGTGAGCCGTCCCTGTGGTTCGATACAAGTCGCGTGCCGCAGGGAGGCCTGAGGGCGTTATCCATTAGAAATCTTGATATACAAGAGGATTTCTCATAAGATACTAGCAGTCATATCCGGTCGACCGGGGCGCCGAGCCTTACCGGTCGAGAGGCGCGCCACGGCGCCGGAGGTCAGGAACGCATGTCAACAACGCTGGACCGCGTCGTCGGGGTCGTCGCACCGCGCCTCGCGGACCTCCTCGCGGAGGGCGAGACCGCCATCCTCCACGCGCCCCACGAGTTCGCCCCCATCGAGATCGGCGAGGCGGCCCTCGAGCTCCTCGACCGCGGAGAGCCGCGCGACCGCTACGACGTGCGCAAGGCGGCGGACGTCCTCAGGCTCATGCCGCTCCTCGTGCGCCGCAAGCCCATCTTCCTCACCTGGGACGAGCACCTCGTGATGGAGCAGAGCGCCGTCGGCCGCCTCGTCTCCCAGATCATCGACTCGGCCGGCGTCATGCCCCCCGTCCTCGCCGTCGTCGAGGTCGACATCGCCGTCCCCGACGTCTACGTGCCCTTCGACCTCAACCTCTCGCAGTCCGTGCTCGTGCTCAGCCCCGCCGACATCGTCGAGGTGGGCGGCGGCGAGATCCCGCCGCTCGTCGCGCGCCGCATCCACCAGGCCACCGGCGGCGTGCCGCGACTCGTCGCGGCCGCCGTCGAGGACGCGCTCTCGATCGGCCCCAGCGCCATCATCGAGGCCGTCCGCCCCACCTCCGCGGGCCTCGGAACGGCCGCGGGCGGGGACTCCGACGCCGGCGAGCTCGTCCAGGTCTCCCGCGCGTGGGCCGAGCGCCTCATGCCCCAGTACGCCGACGACGAGCTCATGCAGCTGCACGCCTGGCTCATCCCGCTCCACGCCCGCGGGCTCGCCGCCCTCGCCGGCTCCGTCCTCGGGAGGCCCGTCACCCCCGCCGAGGTCAGGAGCTGCCACGACGCCGGAGCCTTCGTCTCCACGGCCCCAGGCCTGCCCCGCGCCCTGCCCACGACGCTCGCCCGGGCCCTCGCCGCCGTCAGCTCGGAGCAGGACGCCCTCGCCGCCCGGTCGATGCGGCGCGCGGTCAGCCGAGCGGCCGCCGAGGAGGGCAACGAGCTCACCCCGCTCGAGCGGATCTGGCTCCTCACCTCCATCTCCGCGTGGGCCGGGCTCAACGGAGTCCTCGGTCGCAAGATGGTCCACCTGGTCCTGCTCTCCGGCACCCAGCTCGCCGAGCTCGCCCAGTACTGGCCCGAGCAGATCCCGCAGGAGTGGGAGTATCTGGCCGCTGCGACCTCCTTCGCCGACGGCAGCTGGCTCACGGGGCACCGCCAGCTCCCGCTCCCGTGGCTGGAGCTCATGTACCTCTTCAACGCCGAGGACCCCGCCGGACGCGGCGACGACGCGCAGATCGTCCTCGACCACCTCGTCCGCGGCGTGGCGCAGGCGCAGTCCCCGGACATCGAGGAGGTCCGCGCCGCCGTCGTCGCGGGGCACGAGATGCTGCGCCGCCTCACCTCCGAGAGCCACCACCGGCTCGTCGACCCCGCCGCGCCGCCCTCCTTCTCCCGTCCCAAGGCGGCCCTCGTCTGCTACGCCCTCCTCGGGCAGGCGGACGCCTACCTGTCCATCGCGCGACTCGGCTCCGCGCAGGAGTGCGTCAACGAGGCGACGGCGCTCGCGGGCGCCGCCAACCTCGACGCCTACTCCGCGCCCTCGCTCATGGCCGGTCTCACCGCCCGCAGCGCCGTCCTCGCCGCCAAGGCCGGCGTCCACGACCGCGCCGCCCACTTCCTCGGCCAGTACGAGGAGGTCGTCGCCGTCACCGCCTCCCGGGACACCGAGCCCGAGCAGATCATCAGCATCTCGCGCCGCTACCGCGACGACTGGCACCGCCTCGGCTCCGACGCCGTCGACGTGCTCGAGCCCTCCGACGTCGAGATCTCCGTCGTTCCCCAGTACCTGCCGCTCGAGGTCGAGGCGGAGGGGCTCTCCCTCCTCCTCGCGCGCGGTCCCGTCGTCGCCTCGCAGTGGCTCAAGGCCTTCCTCGCCCGCGCCCGCTGGATCAACCTGCTGTCCTGGGAGTGGTGGTCCCTCCACGCGACGCTCGCGATGATCGAGGTGCGGCAGGGCAACTCCGAGGCCGCCCAGCGCTGGGTCGAGGGCGGCACCCTGCCGGAGTCGATGTCGCTCGTCATCCGCGCCGGCATCGAGCTCAACAACGGCAACGCCGAGCAGGCCAACCAGCTCGCCGACCGCGCCGCCGCCCTGCCGGACACGCCCGAGCGCTGGCGACTGGCCGCCTACGGCGTCAAGATCGCGACGATGGCCGCCACCCGCGACCTCGAGAACGGCACCGAGCTCCTCGCCCGTCTGCCCCAGTGGCGCACCTCGCTGTCCGTCGTCGCCCTGCTCCCGGCCGCCGGCCGCCGGGCCGTCGTCGACCAGCTCGGCGAGGAGTACGCCGACGTCCCGGGGCTGCGGCTCGACGACGCCGCGCCCGTGCGCCGCGAGCCCGCGGAGATCGAGCTGACCCCGCGGCAGATGGACGTCCTGCGCGGCCTCGAGGCCGGCAAGACCGCCTCCGAGATCGCCGACGACCTCGTCCTGGGCCGCGAGACCATCCGGACCACCACCAAGGCGCTCTACAAGCGGCTCGGCGTGCACTCGAAGGCCTCGGCGCTCCAGGTCGCCCGCTCCGTCGGTCTCATCTGAGGCGAGGCGCCGCACAGTCCGCGCCTGTGTCCGGTGCTGGGGCCGGACGCTCCGCCGGGCCGCCGGCACCCCTTCCGCGCCCCGCCGTCGTCGGAGCTCCCAGGGGCGCCTCAGGCGTCCGTCGGGCCCTTCCGCGTCGTCTTGTAGATGTCGGCGATGGCGTCCGCGTGCGCCTTCATGACCTCCCCGCGCTTGACCTTGAGCGAGGGCGTGAGCAGCCCGTTCGCCTCGGTGAAGTCGGTCGTGAGGACGCGGTAGGAGCGGATCGACTCGGCGCGGGAGACCGCCCGGTTCGTGCGGGCGATGGCGCGGTCGAGGGCCGCGAGCACCTGCGGGTTGCGGGAGGCCTCGACGACGTCCATGGCCGGCAGGCCGTGGTTGGCGAGCCACTGGGGAAGCATCTCCTTGTCCAGCGTGATGAGCGCGCCGATGAAGGGCTCGCCGTCGCCGACCACCATGACCTGGCTGACGAGCGGGTGGCCGCGCAGACGGTCCTCGAGGATCGTCGGGGCGACGTTCTTGCCGCCGGCGGTGACGATGAGCTCCTTCTTGCGGCCGGTGATCCTGATCCAGCCCTCCTCGTCGATGGAGCCGAT from Actinomyces radicidentis includes these protein-coding regions:
- a CDS encoding AMP-dependent synthetase/ligase, coding for MSTQPSTPDDHDLPARDDDATGAPAGGAYRPDTTVAREFTTRLLVPLERTMTTSWALADRVRRAPDKPLIARKASLGRRWREVSAAAFRDEVREVAAGLVARGLEPGDRIGIMSHTSYEWTLLDFAAWEAGLVVVPVYETSSPEQARWILTDADVRLVVVENEQLELMMTALRDTVPELADLAVECLASDALTGLIADGRDVAPGELDRRTSTVTATDLATIVYTSGTTGRPKGAEITHANLVHLAVNTSAYLPEVLHGDDVRTLLFLPLAHVLARFVQVAIVCSPAGVMGHAPDVKNLMGDLETFQPTFVLAVPRVFEKIYNAADARSAGAKQKVFRMAAKTAIAYSRALDTPLGPSRALRAQHAAFDRLVFATLRRILGGKVRQVISGGGPLGERLGHFYRGAGITVLEGYGLTETAAPCTVNTPGATLVGSVGLPLPGTSVRLADDGEVLVRGIGVFRGYHGNEEATAETFTDSDGGDEAEGVSAVRDPEAGPWLRTGDIGNFDGEGFLRITGRKKELIVTAGGKNVAPAVLEDRLRGHPLVSQVLVVGDNRPCIGALVTLDAEMLPLWLSSHGIENLNPVQAAGDRRVREALERAVARANEAVSRAESIRTFTILPTDFTVSNGLLTPSLKVRRAEAQERFASTIDALYERVPAGAAKQG
- a CDS encoding helix-turn-helix transcriptional regulator, coding for MSTTLDRVVGVVAPRLADLLAEGETAILHAPHEFAPIEIGEAALELLDRGEPRDRYDVRKAADVLRLMPLLVRRKPIFLTWDEHLVMEQSAVGRLVSQIIDSAGVMPPVLAVVEVDIAVPDVYVPFDLNLSQSVLVLSPADIVEVGGGEIPPLVARRIHQATGGVPRLVAAAVEDALSIGPSAIIEAVRPTSAGLGTAAGGDSDAGELVQVSRAWAERLMPQYADDELMQLHAWLIPLHARGLAALAGSVLGRPVTPAEVRSCHDAGAFVSTAPGLPRALPTTLARALAAVSSEQDALAARSMRRAVSRAAAEEGNELTPLERIWLLTSISAWAGLNGVLGRKMVHLVLLSGTQLAELAQYWPEQIPQEWEYLAAATSFADGSWLTGHRQLPLPWLELMYLFNAEDPAGRGDDAQIVLDHLVRGVAQAQSPDIEEVRAAVVAGHEMLRRLTSESHHRLVDPAAPPSFSRPKAALVCYALLGQADAYLSIARLGSAQECVNEATALAGAANLDAYSAPSLMAGLTARSAVLAAKAGVHDRAAHFLGQYEEVVAVTASRDTEPEQIISISRRYRDDWHRLGSDAVDVLEPSDVEISVVPQYLPLEVEAEGLSLLLARGPVVASQWLKAFLARARWINLLSWEWWSLHATLAMIEVRQGNSEAAQRWVEGGTLPESMSLVIRAGIELNNGNAEQANQLADRAAALPDTPERWRLAAYGVKIATMAATRDLENGTELLARLPQWRTSLSVVALLPAAGRRAVVDQLGEEYADVPGLRLDDAAPVRREPAEIELTPRQMDVLRGLEAGKTASEIADDLVLGRETIRTTTKALYKRLGVHSKASALQVARSVGLI